The genomic stretch CACGTAAGATGTAATGGTGAGGGTGCCCCCTTCGCTCATGGCTTCGGCTGCATTGTTGGCCAGATTTTCGTAGACGCGATAGAAACGATGTGGGTCAATACGGATCCTGGCTTGTCCCTGGATATCCGTTACCAGCCTCATTTTCTGCTGAACCAGGTTAAATTGAATACTGGCCAGAGCCTCATTGATACAACTGGGAAAATTCAAAGTCTGTAATTGTAGAGTAGAGCCACCAGTGGCAAATGCCAGAAGCTCCTGAGCCAGCGTGTTAAATTGGCTCACCTGTTTACCAATGATCTGAGTGTATTTCACTACCTCTTCATAGGGCATTTCTTTTAAGCCTATGAGTTGAGCAAAACCGGCTATGGTGGTCATGGGATTTTTCAGGTCATGCAGGATCGTGGAAGCCATGCGCCCGATAATGGAAAGACGTTCATTATCAACCAGAGCTTGCCGGGTTTCATGCAGCTCGGTAATAATATTTTCCAGTTCTCGATTTTTTTCTTCCAGGGCACCAATGAGCGTACTATCCGTCCGTCGCAGATACGTGGAAATGCTTTTTGCCACCTCCAGGGTAAACTGGGGAAAGTGATTCACCAGCTCAAGGAAACCTTCCTTTTGAACCACCAGTACCTCGCTCTGTTCCCGGGCTATAATACCAGCACTGCGTGGTTTATTTTCCACCAGAGCCATCTCACCAAAAAGTTCACCAGATCGATCAATAATGTTAAGACTCTCAAACTCATCACCTTCGATGGATTTTACCACTTCCAGAGTACCTTGGATCAATACAAAGAATTTTGAGGCGACCGCTGCTTCCCGAATAAGTGTTTCGCCGGATTTGTACAGTCTTCTCTGCATTAGACTGCTGATCTTTTCAAGTTCAGCTCCATCGATCCCTGCAAAGGGTTCCAATTGTTTTAGTAATTCGATGTTTGGTGATTCAAGTGTGCGCATAAGAAAACCTGATGGTAATTATTATTGCTGATTAGCTGGTCTCAAAAGGGATGGGGATCTGATGCTTGGATTTCGGCAACAGATTGAAACCAACAGCGGGAAGGTCAACGATGAATTTAGTGCCAACGCCTTCTTCAGATTCGATGGAGATGATACCATCATGTTCATCGATGATCCGTTTTACAATGGCCAGTCCCAGACCAGTTCCTTTTCGTTTTCCAAATGTATAAAATTCCTTGAAAGCATTTTCCTTTACTTCGTCCGACATTCCAATGCCATTGTCCTCCAAAATAATTCTGACACCAGTCTCCACCTCCAGACTGTGCACGGTAAACACTCCCTCTTTATCCAAAATATCAAGAGCGTTCATGGCAATATTCTCCAGAACCCTGAAAAACCGACCGGTGTCGATGCGTACTTCCCCTTTAAACTGAAGGTCTCGTACAAAAGAGATGTCTTGATTCTCAAATCTAAGTACCAGCGAGTCACAACATTCCTGGAGATATCCAGCCATCTGGACTGATTTCAGCCGCATCTGGTCGCCACCCTGGGCAAAAGACAGTAGATCCTGGGTCATGCTGGTGAATTGGATCACTTGTTTGGCGATAATATCCGCATATTTAATGAGTTGTTCATTACTGTGCTTTTTCATCTTGATCAACTGGGCATAACCACCAATTGTGGACATGGGATTTTTCATATCGTGTAGAATAGTTGAAGCCATACGACCAATAAGAGAAAGACGTTCCTTGCCGATCAGCTCTTCCTGAGTCTCCTGCAGCAGGTAATTCATATGTCGTAATTCATCATTCTCTTTTTTAAGTTTGTTGATGAGTCGCTTGTCAGTTTCTCTGAGAAATTGAGATATATTTTTCGCAATAGATAGTGTAAAAAGCGGAACAGTTTGAACGAGTTCAAGAAAATCCGCTTTTGACACAGCCAATACCTCACAGCTTGTATCAGCGATCATCCCAGCACTTCTAGGTTTATCTTCCAACAAAGCCATCTCACCAAAAAAACCACCGACCTCATCATAGAATCCCAGCAATTCAGAGTTGCCTTCATTAATTCTCTTTTCAATTCTGACTTTGCCAGAGGCAAGAATAAATATATGATCCCCAATGGAACCTTCACGAATTATGGATTCTTCATGATTATAACGACGAAATTCCAGCTTTTTTAAAAGGTGTTTTAATTCAACCTCAGGAATATGCTCAAAGACCTTCCATTTTCTGAGATCTTCATAAGGGGGACTCTTTATCAGCTTCATACACTATCCGCTTAAATTAGATAAATTCATAAGTATGTTTTAAAAGAAATCAACCGCGTTCTGAAAAATATTATCCTCAGGACCAACTTTATTGCATACATCAAAACAACTGCCAAAGGAAGGCTGGAAGCACCTTGTGATCATTGACAATGCCGTTCAGTTTGATTCCTTTACTAATACGACCTAAAGTAATCCTGAATAACAATTTTCAAACAGAACTGTCCGAGATTAAATGCTTTTTTGGTCATCTGATCATCCCCTGTCTTCAGCCTGAACCTTTAAAAAAGTTCAGGGGTTATCAGCCCCTATTTCAGCGTGATCAATTTTAAGACATTTCACAGGTGTCAGTATCACAGTGAATGCGGATAAAACAATGCTGTTTGAATGTCATGTGAAAATCATATATTTCCGGAAACTACTGGTGTTCTCCAGGGGGAGATCGAACCAATCCTAGTATCTATTACTAGAGGAAGTCATGTCATGAATAAACGCATATTCCTTACTCTTATTCTGTTGTTGAGTGTTAATATTCTTTTAGCTCAATCAAGATTTGTGAAATCAGCTCAAACAGACCAGGCCATGTTATTGCAAACAGGTCAGGCAAAAACCTGGTGTCCAATTTGCGGTATGAATCTCATGCTGTTCTACAAAACCAACCATGCTTTGGAACTGGCCGATGGAAGCACCCATCAGTATTGTTCTATCCGTTGCCTGGCGGTTGATCTTAAGGATCACCCCGATCAAATTACTCACGCACAGGTGGTTGATGTCAATAGTGAACGGTTCATCGCTGTACAGGATGCCCACTATGTCATTGACAGCAAAGTTTCCGGTACCATGACCCGTGAGAGTAAACTCGCCTTTGGCTCATTTGAGGAGGCAAAACAATTCAGCAAAAAGCATGGCGGAAGAACTATTCTCGGGTTCACCGAAGCCCTTGATCTAGCCCGTACTCAAATGCAGGCTGATAATGCCATGTTGATGAAAAAGAAACAAAGCATCGTTTTTCCCAAGGGGGAAAAATTATTCAACAAATTTTCCGCAGAAATAGGAACTTTGCCTCCATTTGAATCTATCGTGGATCTGAAGGCTCACCTTAAAACCCGTTCAGGCTGTAAATCTTTGGATGAGAAAAAACTCCAGATGCTGGCTTTGTATATTTTTAACGCTAATCAGCAGCATTCAGGTAGGCAGCCTGCAGCACAGGTCATTCAGGTCTCAAAAGATGAGAAGTGCCCGGTCTGTGGCATGTTTGTTTATAAGTATCCTCGCTGGGTTGCTGTTCTGAATATCACGATCAACAACCAACCTAAAAAGTTATATTTTGATGGTGTAAAAGACCTGATGAAGTTTTACCATAACCCTCAAAAATGGGGAAAATACGAGCACCTTAAAATCCACGAGGTAGTCGTTACCGATTACTATCAGCAAACTGCCCTGGATGGTAGAAAAGCTGAATATGTCATTGGGAGCGATATTTTAGGACCCATGGGGCATGAACTCATTCCCTTTGACTCTATAACTCAAGCCAAAGTATTTCTAGATGATCATGCAGGATCTCGAATTCTCAAATTTAGCGAGATCACAGAGCAGCTTATTTCCGATCTAGACAATAATTGAATCGGACTGACTGATATCTCTTGAGTCCAAAAACCAACTTAACGCTCGGTGCATTGGTTCTGGTTATCCTGGCCACCCTGGTTGAGGGAGGATTATTGCTGGGGAACCAGCAGGAGCAGGCAACTCAAAAAGCGATCAAACGGCAAGCGGTGGAATTGACTCAACTCCCTGACCTTGCCCTGATCACTGAAACAACCTGGCTTCGGCATCGCAGCCTGACCACACCCCATGCAATTTTTCCTGAAGATGGCTCTCTGCTTGACTATTATCCTGCCAGCTTTGTATACAATATCGCAATTGTGCAATCTGAACCGGGGGTCGCCAGACGTGAACCTTAAACTAATTGATTATGGTATAAGCTCTCTTTGGAGAAGATTTTGGAATCGCTTCACTGTTATTCTGATCTTTTCCCTTCTGGTCTTTCTACTGGTTTCTGTTTTTAGTATTTCAAGTTCGATCAGACTGGAGTTGGGGATTACGCTTGAGGCCTTGCCGGAGTTGATTGTCCAAAAAATGAATGGCGGGCGGCAAACAGTCATCCCATCTGAACGAGCTTATGAAATCGCCACCATCCCCGGTGTGAATACAGCAATCCCCCGAGTCTGGGGTTACTATTATTTTGGTAGTGCAAACGTCAACTTCACTGTCATTGGTCAGGATCCTGATCTGGATAGCTACAAGGCCAAGTATTCTAAACTGTTTGAACTGAATGCTTCTCTGATCGATACCTTGACTACACCCTTTTTCCTGGCAGGTCAAGGTGTGGTGGAAATCATGGATCAGTATTACTTCAGGGATGAGTTTTTCTTTATTACTGCAAATGGCAATATTTTAAACCTTGCATTGGCCGGCACTTTCTCAGATGAATCTTCATTAGAGACCAATGACGTGATCTTAATGCCGGAATATCTGGCTCGTGAACTGTTTGATATCTATGAAGACGATGCAACCGATATTGTAGTTCGAGTTTCCAATCCAGCTGAAATTGAGATCGTAAAACAGAAGATTCAATTCATGTACCCTGATTGCCGCATCATCAGCAAAGATCAAATTGAGAGCTCCTACCAGAATGTATTCGACTACAAATCCGGTTTATTTCTCGCTTTACTGATTCCTGCATTTATGGCCTTTTTCACAATGGTCTATGACAAAGCTAGCGGTCTAAGTTTGGAGGAAAAACGCGAGATCGGCATTATGAAAGCTGTGGGTTGGCGAGTGGAAGATGTCCTTATCCTGAAGCTTCTGGAAAGTGGCTTTATTTCACTTTTTTCATATTTTAGCGGTGTTGCGCTTAGCTTTTTCTTTGTTTACACTTTGGATGCGCCCTTGTTAAAAAATCTATTTATTGGGGCTGGAAATTTAAAACCAGCCTTTCAACTTACCCCTGTGATCGATGTCCACATCTTGAGCTTGAGTTTTATGGCTATCGTCCCGGTTTACATTCTAGCCACGATTATCCCAGCGTGGAGAACAGCTATTATTGATGCAGATGAGGTCATGCGATGATTCACCTTGATGCAGTTGACCTCGTTTTTAACTCCGGTTTGATTAATGAGATGACCGCCCTGAGAAACATCACTTTTTCTGTAGTTGAAAATGAGTTTTTATTGCTGCGGGGAGCCAGTGGAAGTGGTAAAAGCAGTATTTTCTCGCTGGTAGCAGGGTTAGTCAAACCAACCCGGGGAGATGTGATCATTGATGGTCACTCCATTGCCAAAATTCCGGATAGTTACGCTGCTGTAATGCGGCGAGAAAAAATTGGAGTGATTTTCCAGAAATTCAATCTGATCCATGATCTATCAGTATACGATAACGTGATCCTGCCGTTGATTCCTTCCACCCAGTCAAAGCATGAAATCCGATTAGCCACTGAAGAACTGTTAACCGACTTATCCTTGATCGATAAATCAAATACATCAGTGCGTTATCTTTCCGGTGGTGAACAACAACGAGTTGCCATAGCCAGAGCCCTGGTTAACAGGCCTAAGATAATCCTGGCTGACGAACCAACTGCCAACCTTGATCAAGGTCTGATCGAATCCTTTCTACAGATCATACGTGATCTAAAAACAAGTGGTATCACTGTCTTGATAGCCAGTCATGACCCCCTATTTTCCAAGCTGGACTGCATTGATCGTATTTTGGATATCTCTGGTGGTAAACTTCAGTGAGCGTACTTCTCAGTCCTGAGGTCATCATACTTTTCATTGAGGATGTTTTGCTTTTGGGTTTTAATTCCCTGGCTGTTTTCCTGGCCTTTAATATCCAAAAAGACTTTGATCTCAA from Candidatus Neomarinimicrobiota bacterium encodes the following:
- a CDS encoding ATP-binding protein; this translates as MRTLESPNIELLKQLEPFAGIDGAELEKISSLMQRRLYKSGETLIREAAVASKFFVLIQGTLEVVKSIEGDEFESLNIIDRSGELFGEMALVENKPRSAGIIAREQSEVLVVQKEGFLELVNHFPQFTLEVAKSISTYLRRTDSTLIGALEEKNRELENIITELHETRQALVDNERLSIIGRMASTILHDLKNPMTTIAGFAQLIGLKEMPYEEVVKYTQIIGKQVSQFNTLAQELLAFATGGSTLQLQTLNFPSCINEALASIQFNLVQQKMRLVTDIQGQARIRIDPHRFYRVYENLANNAAEAMSEGGTLTITSYVDADQLVMEISDTGHGMEQEIQAKAFNAFFTYKKYKGTGLGLAIVKSIVTDHKGDISVSSKVDVGTTFTIKLPIVKN
- a CDS encoding cyclic nucleotide-binding domain-containing protein codes for the protein MKLIKSPPYEDLRKWKVFEHIPEVELKHLLKKLEFRRYNHEESIIREGSIGDHIFILASGKVRIEKRINEGNSELLGFYDEVGGFFGEMALLEDKPRSAGMIADTSCEVLAVSKADFLELVQTVPLFTLSIAKNISQFLRETDKRLINKLKKENDELRHMNYLLQETQEELIGKERLSLIGRMASTILHDMKNPMSTIGGYAQLIKMKKHSNEQLIKYADIIAKQVIQFTSMTQDLLSFAQGGDQMRLKSVQMAGYLQECCDSLVLRFENQDISFVRDLQFKGEVRIDTGRFFRVLENIAMNALDILDKEGVFTVHSLEVETGVRIILEDNGIGMSDEVKENAFKEFYTFGKRKGTGLGLAIVKRIIDEHDGIISIESEEGVGTKFIVDLPAVGFNLLPKSKHQIPIPFETS
- a CDS encoding FtsX-like permease family protein; amino-acid sequence: MNLKLIDYGISSLWRRFWNRFTVILIFSLLVFLLVSVFSISSSIRLELGITLEALPELIVQKMNGGRQTVIPSERAYEIATIPGVNTAIPRVWGYYYFGSANVNFTVIGQDPDLDSYKAKYSKLFELNASLIDTLTTPFFLAGQGVVEIMDQYYFRDEFFFITANGNILNLALAGTFSDESSLETNDVILMPEYLARELFDIYEDDATDIVVRVSNPAEIEIVKQKIQFMYPDCRIISKDQIESSYQNVFDYKSGLFLALLIPAFMAFFTMVYDKASGLSLEEKREIGIMKAVGWRVEDVLILKLLESGFISLFSYFSGVALSFFFVYTLDAPLLKNLFIGAGNLKPAFQLTPVIDVHILSLSFMAIVPVYILATIIPAWRTAIIDADEVMR
- a CDS encoding nitrous oxide reductase accessory protein NosL produces the protein MNKRIFLTLILLLSVNILLAQSRFVKSAQTDQAMLLQTGQAKTWCPICGMNLMLFYKTNHALELADGSTHQYCSIRCLAVDLKDHPDQITHAQVVDVNSERFIAVQDAHYVIDSKVSGTMTRESKLAFGSFEEAKQFSKKHGGRTILGFTEALDLARTQMQADNAMLMKKKQSIVFPKGEKLFNKFSAEIGTLPPFESIVDLKAHLKTRSGCKSLDEKKLQMLALYIFNANQQHSGRQPAAQVIQVSKDEKCPVCGMFVYKYPRWVAVLNITINNQPKKLYFDGVKDLMKFYHNPQKWGKYEHLKIHEVVVTDYYQQTALDGRKAEYVIGSDILGPMGHELIPFDSITQAKVFLDDHAGSRILKFSEITEQLISDLDNN
- a CDS encoding ABC transporter ATP-binding protein, giving the protein MIHLDAVDLVFNSGLINEMTALRNITFSVVENEFLLLRGASGSGKSSIFSLVAGLVKPTRGDVIIDGHSIAKIPDSYAAVMRREKIGVIFQKFNLIHDLSVYDNVILPLIPSTQSKHEIRLATEELLTDLSLIDKSNTSVRYLSGGEQQRVAIARALVNRPKIILADEPTANLDQGLIESFLQIIRDLKTSGITVLIASHDPLFSKLDCIDRILDISGGKLQ